The genomic window TGCGGCCTGGGCCGGACGGCCATAGTCGCTACGCGGTGCACGTGGTGTGCGCGATGCGTAACCGTCATCCCGCGCGGTGCGTTGTTGGCCACGGCCACCGTTGCGGCCGTTATCACCACCGCCACCGTTCTCCCCCTCTTGCGCATACATGCGACGGCCGTCGTTGATACGGCCCTGCTTGCGGATATCGGGTGCGTCTTCGTCGTATTCAACCGCTTCGAGCTCAATCTTGGTCTTGATCAGCTTCTCGATGTCGCCCACCAGGCGCGCATCGTTGTTGCCGCCGACAAAACTCACGGCCAGGCCGGTGGCACCCGCGCGGCCGGTACGGCCAATGCGGTGGATGTAGTCTTCGGCGTTGAACGGGATGTCGAAATTGAACACGCAAGGCACATCCTTGATGTCCAGCCCACGGGCGGCCACATCGGTACACACCAGCAGATCGACTTCACCCTTTTTGAAGGCATCCAGAGCCTTCAGGCGCTCGTCCTGGCTCTTGTCGCCGTGCAGTGCGGTGGTCTTCAGGCCTTCGCGCTCCAGAGAGCGGGCCAAACGGGCACAGCCGAGTTTGCTGTTCACAAACACAAAGGCCTGCTTCATACCTCGGGTCTTCAAGATCTGGTGCAGCGCGTGGCGCTTTTCGTCTTCGGGCACGCTGTAGAAACGCTGCTCCACCGTGGAGGCCGTCGCATTGGGACGCGCCACTTCGATGGTGACCGGGTTTTGCAGGTAACTGCTGGCCAGGCGTTTGATTTCGGGCGAGAACGTGGCAGAGAACAACAGCGTGGTGCGTTGTTTGGGCAGGTAGGACAAGATGCGCTGCAGGTCCGGCAGAAAGCCGATATCCAGCATGCGGTCGGCCTCGTCCAGCACCACGTATTCGACCTGGTTCAGCACCGCGTTTTTGGCCTCGATGTGGTCCAAGAGGCGGCCGGGTGTGGCCACCAAAATTTCAACACCGCGCTTCAATTCCAGGGTCTGTGGCTTCATGTCCATGCCGCCAAACACGACCGCACTGCGCAGGTTGGTGTACTTGGCATAGAGCTTGACCTGTTGCGCCACCTGGTCCGCCAGTTCGCGGGTGGGCAGCAGCACCAGAGCACGCACGGGGTGGCGGGCAGGAGATGTCGAGCTGTTTTCGTGCTTCATCAGGCGATGCAGCAGGGGCAGCGAGAACGCTGCCGTCTTGCCGGTGCCGGTCTGGGCGGCGCCCATGACGTCTTTGCCGGTAATAACCACCGGAATGGCCTGGGCCTGGATGGGGGTCATGGACTCGTAGCCCATTTCGGCCACGGCACGGGCCAGGGGTGCAGCCAGTTGCAACTGGGCGAACGCCATCAGGGGCGTATCGGCGTTCAGTTCGTTCGAAATTTCAGTGGATGCAGGGGTAATCAGTTCAGTATTCAAGTCGGTCACGCATAGCGAAAAGAGGTGCTATCCGTCCGATAGCTGAATGGCGCCCAACGCTGGGAGCACCCCGTATTATCCCCTAGTCTTATAAAACGCGGGTTGAAAACGTGTCGCAGGCCTTCACACTGCCGTTTTTAAGACCATTCGCAAACCAGCGCTGCCGCTGGGCACTGGTGCCATGGGTGAAACTTTCCGGCACCACCGCTCCGCCGCTGCCACGCTGCAGGGCGTCATCCCCGATGCGGGCGGCCGCATTGATGGCCTCCTCCACATCGCCCTGCTCCAGCAGTTGGCGGGCATTGTTGGCGTGGTGGGCCCAAACCCCGGCAAAACAGTCCGCCTGCAGTTCCAGACGCACGCTCAGCGCGTTGTATTCGGCCTGGCTGACCTGGCCCCGCTTTTGCTCCACTTTGTTGCTGATACCCAACAAATTCTGCACGTGGTGACCGACCTCATGGGCAATCACATAGGCCTGGGCAAAGTCCCCGGGCGCGCCCAAACGGGTTTTCAGGGTCTCGTAAAAGCCCAGGTCGATGTAGACCTTTTGGTCCGCCGGGCAATAAAACGGCCCCATCGCGGCCTGTCCCTGGCCACAGGCTGTGGGCGTAGCGCCACGGAACAACACGAGTTTGGGGTCACGGTAGGTGGCACCACCTTTGGTGAAGATGTCCCGCCACACGTCTTCGGTGTCGGCCAGCAGCGTTTTGATGAATTTCTTCTCTGGGTCGTCCGCAGCCGGCCCCTGCGCGGGCGCTTGTTGCACTTGCACTTGGGGTGCACCACCCTCCCCGCCGCCCAGTACGCCCAGGATCGTCAGGGGGTTGATGCCGAATATCCACCCGCCCACCAGCGCAATGACGATGGTGCCGACTCCAATGCCGCGGCCACCCAGCATGCCGCCGCCTCTTCCACCGCCCCCCGCCCTCACCCCGGCGGTCTTCGACATTGTCGGATTCGCGGTTGCCTTCCCATTTCATGCTGGCTCTCCTGGTTTGAAGCGTTGGTCGCTATGGCGGGGGCTCAGCAATAAATGGCTGACGGCCTCTAGGCCTTGGGTAAGGTCACCCCGACCTGGCCCTGGTATTTGCCCCCCCGGTCCTTATAACTGACCTCGCAGACATCGTCCTTGTCGCTTTCGAAGAACAGCACCTGTGCGCAGCCCTCCCCCGCATAAATCTTGGCCGGCAGCGGTGTGGTGTTGGAAAACTCCAGCGTCACATACCCTTCCCACTCGGGCTCAAAGGGCGTCACGTTGACAATGATGCCGCAGCGCGCATAGGTGCTTTTGCCCAGGCAGATGGTCAGCACGTTGCGTGGGATACGAAAGTACTCCATGGTGCGGGCCAGCGCAAAGCTATTGGGCGGGATGATGCAGACGTCGTCGTTGAAGTCGACAAAACTCTTTTCGTCAAAGTTCTTGGGGTCCACCACAGTGCTGTGGATGTTGGTGAACACCTTGAACTCGGGTGCGCAACGGATGTCGTAGCCGTAGCTGCTGGTGCCGTAGCTGATGATTTTTTTACCCTCGGCCTGACGGACCTGGCCCGGCTCAAAAGGCTCAATCATGCCGGTCGTTTCAGCCATGTGGCGAATCCACTTGTCGCTTTTGATGCTCATGGGGCTTCTCTCCTAGTGTGCGGGGGATTGTAAGCAGGGGCGCCTGGGAACTTATTTGTGCGCCGGCTTTGGGTGGGCACCGGCATGGGATGGGCGGCGGCCTCAGAGGCGCTGCGCTTGCCAAGTCGGCCGCCGCCCATCCCATGCCAGTGCCAGATACGCTGCCGGTTCGCCGCCGTTGGTGAAAGTAGCGCCACTGCTCGCCGGTGAGGGGAATGCCGGGGGCTGATGTGGCAAAGCGAAGCGCCTCTGAAGCCCCCGGCATTCCCCTCACCGGCAGGCTCGCAAACCAAGTGTTCGCAAGATGCTACGAAAGGTATAGCTTCTCAACCAATAATGACGGGGGCTATAACCTCAAAGAGCTTGAGACACCACCGTACGTTCGACCAATCGGTCGTCCCCCAGCACAATCATCGAGAACAGCAGTTCATCCAGATTGGCAGCCAGCGCCGTCTTGCGGGCCAACAGCGGTGTGGCCTTGGGGTTCAACACCACAAAATCCGCCTCGCAACCGGGCAGCAGATTGCCAACGACGCCTTCCAGCCCCAAGGCCCGTGCCGCGCCCGCCGTGTGCTGCCACCACAGGTGCTGCGGGTGCAAGGACAGGCCCTGCTTGGTCTGCCCTTCCCTCCCCACGCAATAAGCGCCCAACATCGTGTGAAAAGGACTAAAGGATGTGCCACCGCCCACGTCACTGGCCAGACCGTACTGAAAACCCACCCGGTCCGCACCGGCGTAGTCAAAGAAGCCACTGCCCAGGAACAGATTGCTGGTGGGGCTGATGGCAGCTGCCGTGCCCGTGTCGCGCATCAGCGCCCGGTCAGCGTCATCCAAGTAAATACAGTGGGCGTACACGGCACGCTGGCGCATCAGGCCAAAGTCGTCATACGTGGCCAGGTAGCTGCGGGACTGGGGGAACAGTTCACGCGCCCACGTGATTTCGTCCTTGTTCTCCGCCACGTGCGACTGGATCCACACATCGGGGTACTGCTGGGCCAGATCACCCGCGCCGCGCAACTGCGCTTCGGTACAGGTTGGCGCAAAACGCGGCGTGATGGCGTAGCCCAGGCGGTCCTTGCCGTGCCAGCGCTGGATCAGCGCCTCGGTGTCGCGCAGGCTTTGCTCGGTAGCACCCACCGTGCCCTGCCCCTGGTTCAGAAGCTCTGCAGGCGCGTTGCGGTCCATCAGGCACAGGCCGGTGATGATGCGCATGTGTTGCGCCTGGGCCTCGGTGAACAGCGCGTTGACTGACTCGGTATGCGAAGTGGCAAAGGTCAATGCGGTGGTAACACCGTTGCGCAGCAGTTCCGCTATGAAAAAAGTAGCGGCTTGTGCACTGTATTCGGGGGCTGCAAAGCGTTTTTCTTCAGGGAAGGTGTAGTTCTCCAGCCACGGCAGCAAGCCGTCGGCGGGCGAACCGATCACATTGGTTTGGGGGTAGTGGACGTGCATGTCCACAAACCCGGGGGCAATGATCCGGCCCGGGAAATGCTCGACGGCCACACCGGGGTAGCGGTCCACCACATCCCGGTAGGAGCCAATCGCCTGAACCACCTGGTTGCCCGCAGCATTGGGGCCAACGACCAGCAGTCCGTCTTCTTCAAACAGGGCACGTACGGGGCCCTCGCTGTGCGGGGCAAACCAGAGAAGGGAGGCACGGTAGGCTTTCATGGGGAGTAGCTTAAACCGGGAATACCGTGCAGCGCATATGGCGCATGGCATAAACCCTATCCAAGCGCGCCGGGACGTTACCAATACTTGCAATTCGCCACCATAACCCGCACCCCGGGCGCGCTACAGTCAACGCCACTATGCAAACCAACGCCACACTCAAGCTGCTCTTGGCGGCCTGTGCCCTGCTGGGCGCCAGCGCCCGGGGCGATGACCACTTCCCCACTGCCGGCAACCCGCTGGGCAGTTGTGCGGTACCGGCTGCCGCTGTGGCGGAAGACGTATCCACGCCCACCACCGTCATTGGCAACGGCACACCCGCCAGCTGCACGGGCGCTGCCGTGGTGCAGGGTGTGGCACGCGGTGGCGTGATCACTTTCAACTGCGGGCCAGACCCGGTGACCATCACCCTGGCGCAACCCGCCAAGATCGTCAACAACACCGGTCCCAAGATCGTCATCGACGGCGGTGGCAAGGTAACGCTCAGCGGTGGTGGCAGCTCGCGCATCTTGTACATGAACACCTGTGATGCCGCCCAGGTGTGGACCACCTCACACTGCCAGGACCAGGACCACCCACAACTCACGGTACAGAACCTAACGTTTATCGATGCCAACTCCAGCGGCCTGAGCCCGTATGACGGTGGCGGCGCCATCTGGGCACGTGGTGGCCGACTCAAAGTGGTGAACAGCCGCTTCTTTCGCAACCAATGCGACGCAGCGGGACCCGATGTAGGCGGTGCAGCCATCCGCGCCTTCAGCCAGTCACAGAACCTGCCGGTCTATGTGGTGGGCTCCACGTTTGGCGGGCGCACGGACCTGGGCAATGTCTGCTCCAACGGTGGGGCTTTGAGCAGCATTGGCGTGTCCTATTCAGTGATCAACAGCCGCTTCACACACAACCGCGCCATCGGCGTGGGTGCCAACCCGGCGCGGTCCGGCTCGGCCGGTGGTGGCAGCGGCGGCGCCATCTACAACGATGGCAATACGTTTCAGCTGCAGGTGTGCGGCAGCGATATCAACAACAACACGGCCAAGGAAGGCGGTGGCGCCATCTTCTTCGTCAGCAATGACCGCAGCGGCACCTTGGCCATCACCAGCTCGGTGCTCAGTGCCAACCCCAGTGCAGGGTTCGAGACCACGGGTTTGCCAGGTATCTTTTATCTGGGCAGCGGCAGCGCACAGGTCAGCACATCCACGCTGGACCGTGGCAACACCACCACGTCCGCCAACTGCGTGTTCAACTGGGGCGAACACCACTACGCCAGTCTGCTTTACCCCGGCCCCGCAACCTCGCAAACCAAGGCGCCCTACTACTACCGCCACTACACCGGCACCAATAGTTACGTCGGTATTTCGTCGCAAGACGACCGCCTGCGCTACATGGGCAGCGCCAGCAACCACCAGATGCTGGACCTGGGCAGCATGAGCACCTGGAAGCAGACGGCTGGTTGCCAGTGACGTGCATGTGGTGAAAATTGCTTCGTTATTTTTTTGCAACACCCCAGCGCACGATACGCAGAAAACGCTTGAGTCCATGCGCCAAGCTCTGACAGAATCGCGGCTTCGCTGATTCGAGACCGCTGCGCAACGAATGTCCTTGCGCAGTCAACCCCTTGAAAGGGCCAAACCTATGTTGTTCCTCACCTTTACCTAAAACGCACCTCTGCCGCCC from Rhodoferax sp. AJA081-3 includes these protein-coding regions:
- a CDS encoding DEAD/DEAH box helicase; translation: MAFAQLQLAAPLARAVAEMGYESMTPIQAQAIPVVITGKDVMGAAQTGTGKTAAFSLPLLHRLMKHENSSTSPARHPVRALVLLPTRELADQVAQQVKLYAKYTNLRSAVVFGGMDMKPQTLELKRGVEILVATPGRLLDHIEAKNAVLNQVEYVVLDEADRMLDIGFLPDLQRILSYLPKQRTTLLFSATFSPEIKRLASSYLQNPVTIEVARPNATASTVEQRFYSVPEDEKRHALHQILKTRGMKQAFVFVNSKLGCARLARSLEREGLKTTALHGDKSQDERLKALDAFKKGEVDLLVCTDVAARGLDIKDVPCVFNFDIPFNAEDYIHRIGRTGRAGATGLAVSFVGGNNDARLVGDIEKLIKTKIELEAVEYDEDAPDIRKQGRINDGRRMYAQEGENGGGGDNGRNGGRGQQRTARDDGYASRTPRAPRSDYGRPAQAARDPFFDKPYEPSAPGEAAAAPSWEASARPQARGISANIKPKVKVAALFKSA
- the dcd gene encoding dCTP deaminase translates to MSIKSDKWIRHMAETTGMIEPFEPGQVRQAEGKKIISYGTSSYGYDIRCAPEFKVFTNIHSTVVDPKNFDEKSFVDFNDDVCIIPPNSFALARTMEYFRIPRNVLTICLGKSTYARCGIIVNVTPFEPEWEGYVTLEFSNTTPLPAKIYAGEGCAQVLFFESDKDDVCEVSYKDRGGKYQGQVGVTLPKA
- the guaD gene encoding guanine deaminase: MKAYRASLLWFAPHSEGPVRALFEEDGLLVVGPNAAGNQVVQAIGSYRDVVDRYPGVAVEHFPGRIIAPGFVDMHVHYPQTNVIGSPADGLLPWLENYTFPEEKRFAAPEYSAQAATFFIAELLRNGVTTALTFATSHTESVNALFTEAQAQHMRIITGLCLMDRNAPAELLNQGQGTVGATEQSLRDTEALIQRWHGKDRLGYAITPRFAPTCTEAQLRGAGDLAQQYPDVWIQSHVAENKDEITWARELFPQSRSYLATYDDFGLMRQRAVYAHCIYLDDADRALMRDTGTAAAISPTSNLFLGSGFFDYAGADRVGFQYGLASDVGGGTSFSPFHTMLGAYCVGREGQTKQGLSLHPQHLWWQHTAGAARALGLEGVVGNLLPGCEADFVVLNPKATPLLARKTALAANLDELLFSMIVLGDDRLVERTVVSQAL